The Apium graveolens cultivar Ventura unplaced genomic scaffold, ASM990537v1 ctg9213, whole genome shotgun sequence genome contains a region encoding:
- the LOC141705670 gene encoding F-box/kelch-repeat protein At3g23880-like encodes MDTDQEIQFLHQDIIFIVLLLLPVEDLLRSKLVCKSWLSIISSPRFIKAHISKSLNDPQFTHHRFLVSYWTSIVSDVEFKSCSLNLLLNGSVSEIDHVMETVKIDYPAEIDSVVGSCNGLICLLGSDNYLFFWNPSTRKIRRLPKIDIPHSVQTHGFCYDESNDEFKVFYLSSTNWKHKISVYSSKTDAWRFCGDFIDAALIYGGYLVNGVLHWVVYPAFNITIQSPLHIVSLDIKRETYREVMLPNSGEGTDNWEIGTLADSLYALSNWYDDARTDLWVMRESDAEVSWIKLFTISDMDRPTWSLCIKPICITVNGDIMLLSDSKIVLYNPKANNPKDHTFKNLTNITWESLKLHTYVKSLISP; translated from the coding sequence ATGGACACTGATCAAGAAATCCAGTTCCTACACCAAGATATCATCTTCATAGTACTTTTATTGCTTCCAGTGGAGGATCTGTTGCGATCCAAGTTAGTTTGTAAGTCATGGTTGTCTATAATTTCTAGTCCTCGTTTTATCAAAGCTCACATCTCTAAATCACTTAATGACCCTCAATTTACTCATCATCGTTTCCTTGTTAGCTACTGGACGTCTATTGTTTCAGATGTTGAATTTAAAAGTTGTTCTTTAAATTTACTGCTTAATGGATCAGTTAGTGAAATTGACCATGTCATGGAGACCGTTAAGATTGACTATCCTGCTGAAATCGACTCTGTAGTAGGTTCTTGTAATGGTTTGATTTGTTTATTAGGGTCTGATAACTATTTATTCTTTTGGAACCCTTCCACTAGAAAAATAAGAAGACTGCCGAAAATTGATATTCCTCATAGTGTTCAGACGCACGGGTTTTGCTATGATGAATCAAATGATGAGTTTAAAGTATTTTATTTATCTAGTACTAATTGGAAACATAAGATATCCGTTTATAGCTCAAAAACTGATGCATGGAGATTTTGTGGAGATTTTATTGATGCTGCCCTGATTTATGGAGGGTACTTGGTAAATGGAGTTTTACACTGGGTTGTTTATCCGGCTTTCAATATCACTATCCAAAGTCCATTGCATATTGTTTCTCTTGATATAAAAAGGGAGACATATCGAGAAGTTATGCTGCCAAATTCTGGAGAAGGAACAGACAACTGGGAGATAGGTACTTTGGCTGATAGCCTTTACGCACTCTCTAATTGGTATGATGATGCCCGAACTGATTTATGGGTGATGAGAGAAAGTGATGCCGAAGTGTCTTGGATAAAATTGTTCACCATCTCAGATATGGATAGACCAACATGGTCCTTGTGTATCAAACCCATCTGCATAACTGTAAATGGTGACATAATGCTTCTTTCTGATTCAAAAATAGTACTCTACAACCCGAAGGCTAATAACCCGAAGGATCACACATTCAAGAATTTGACGAACATAACTTGGGAAAGTCTTAAACTGCATACCTATGTTAAGAGCTTAATTTCACCCTAG
- the LOC141705671 gene encoding F-box/kelch-repeat protein At3g06240-like has translation MKAQTLIPSLSFQKKSCTITLELNEPDNIEALELEYPDTITDVVGYCNGLICLRGRGNYVFFWNPSTRNSRKLPMLDTINRRYKHITYGFCYNELADDFKVFAVATTDWKHEMSVYSSKSDSWRLIGDFVSYKLPSGGYLGNGAMHWLVTPNLQLKDVPQRFPYIISLDVKRDTFREVMLPNCGEAIMTWSVGTFCENLCVLSKMSLDARVELWVMRDCGDQDSWIKLFTIPHMDRLNRSLYVTPTPICTSVNGDIMLLVDSTIVLYYTKDNTFRDLLNNRSCLSSKVYTYVESLVSPSL, from the coding sequence ATGAAAGCACAAACCCTGATACCATCCCTTTCATTCCAGAAGAAATCATGTACAATCACCCTTGAGCTTAATGAGCCTGACAATATTGAAGCCCTTGAGCTTGAATATCCGGATACAATCACCGATGTAGTAGGTTACTGTAATGGGTTGATTTGTTTAAGAGGTCGCGGTAACTACGTTTTCTTTTGGAACCCATCCACAAGAAATTCAAGAAAACTACCTATGCTTGATACGATTAATCGTCGTTATAAGCATATAACCTATGGGTTTTGCTACAATGAATTAGCCGATGATTTTAAAGTATTTGCCGTTGCTACCACGGATTGGAAACATGAAATGTCAGTTTATAGCTCGAAATCTGACTCTTGGAGATTGATTGGAGATTTTGTTTCTTATAAGCTGCCGTCTGGAGGGTACTTGGGAAATGGAGCTATGCACTGGCTTGTCACTCCCAATCTGCAGCTTAAAGACGTCCCACAAAGGTTTCCTTATATTATTTCTCTTGATGTAAAAAGGGATACATTTCGAGAAGTTATGCTGCCAAACTGTGGAGAAGCTATAATGACATGGAGTGTGGGCACTTTCTGTGAAAACCTTTGTGTGCTCAGCAAGATGTCCCTTGATGCCCGTGTCGAGTTATGGGTAATGAGAGATTGTGGTGATCAAGATTCATGGATAAAACTGTTCACCATCCCACATATGGATAGGCTAAATCGCAGCCTTTATGTTACACCTACACCTATCTGCACTTCTGTAAATGGTGATATTATGCTTCTTGTGGATTCAACCATAGTACTCTACTACACAAAGGATAACACATTCAGGGATCTGCTAAACAACAGAAGTTGTCTGAGTTCAAAAGTGTATACCTATGTTGAGAGTTTAGTTTCACCCAGCTTGTAA